The region GAGCGACTTTTCCACTGATTTGGGGACTTTTTGCACCTTTCCTTGGGCAGGCAGTAAATAAGATATGTAAAAAATTTGCTTATTTTTAAGGGTGAAGCGATATACAACCAGTGAAAGCAAAAATAATTCTAATCTTCTCAAATAAATGCCTGGATGATATTAATTTGCCCACTGGGCTATGATaactttctttttcaaattGCAGCAGTGGCTGAACTTTTGGTTCAAATGTGCTATAGCTGTATAAagatgatttatttgtttactgTAAGCGTTACTAGCATTTCATGCAGAAACCTGCAGTAATATTGAGCAGGGTTTTGAATCTACCGCTGTCACGTGATCACCAACCTCAAACAGATGTTTTCAATGACTCCTGCTGCTTTTGCGAACCGCTCGGAGCCCCAACACGTAAAAACGACCGACTCTGTAGTAGTGCGCTCCGTTACTGATACAGCCAACTATATCTAATGCACTGCAGTATGTGTTATTCTCATTATCGTAAATTACTAATTATGTGGCCTTTATTTAATCATATACTAAAAAAGACATCACTTCAACTGTCACTTATTGATACATCAGAAGTATCAAATCAATTCAGTTCAAATAATCTATTGTGTAtttgtttagctttttttttttttttttttactttattaagaATATGTGAATACTAGCATCGGCATTACAAAAATATGCGATATGATGAGGGGTATAATGTTTCTAGAATcatgaaaaatatgtgaagaACTACATGCAAAGATCATGCCAatcaatgataataatatagcTTAAATGTGACTGTAAATAAAGCAGTAAATGCACAACACAACCACAGTTGTATTAACActaataaacaaatataataacaaGTAACTGataaattaaaagtgatttaacaatgacagtaaaatgaactgattaaaaataaatgatgcacCTTACTCATAACTTCACCCTCTAAACTGTGAGTGGCTCTCACAGTAGTTTCCGACCGTCCGTGAAGGCAGCCGTGTGACGTCACCCCCGCCCCTCATAGCTGTGCCCAGCCTCAATGGCGACTGCTACAGATCCGCAGTACTCGGTGGCGGAGCGCAGTCAAACCTCGTCCAGGGTTTGATTAAAGAAACTACCAAACTAATGCGACGAATAAGGACTGTGAGTAGTGTCTTCCGTGTCGATTTCTGTTGCTGTTATCTACATTATGTGTCGTTTAATCGTGGATTCGCGGTGTATTTTTTAGCGGTTTAGCCGACGTCGGCTTTGTGCTGCTTAGCTCAGGAGAAGGTGTAACGTTACCACGTAGTCAGAAGCCTCCGCCAACAACGGCTCCTTTGTTCGCGCTATCGGCGGGTTTCACGTTAACTTTGTGTTGTATATTTATAAAACAGGCGGTGTTTTGAAGGCTTTGTTTCACTGTACAAtgtggtttgtgttgtgtgtgttactggACGTGGTTATGTGAATTTTAAACCAAGTCGACGGAGGTCTGTCAGCAGCTTGTCAGCCTGCCGTTATGGGTTTTTTCCGCCAGCCAGCCAGCCGCACTCTCTGAAGACCCAAAATAGGCTGTATGAAGGGTTAAAACTCAGAATAAAAGCTGTTATTTGTCATTAATGCATGACATTTATGGTATTAGTGTTGGATAATCCTTTATAGGTTATCTCTCAGTTTTATCGATACTCACTAACCGGACTAGCATACGCTTAAACCGGGCGGGGGAGGGTTAGTTTCCATTATTGACACCACGTTTAACCTAAAGCCGGTGAATGAGACTGTTTGTTGTTAATCTATTGCTTTTTTGACATCCCCGATATATTTTAATAGTAAAAAAGATGAGATATGACTATATTTTAATGGAACGACAGGTTATCTTGTGAAGATCCCATCTTATTAAATGATGGACTTTGAACTCCTTTCTATTCTGGCACTATTTTTATCCTTAtctaagctttttttttccgttCTGCTTTTCTATTCTTGTCTTCCAGGTTATTCCCAAGTAAAATGGAGGATAGTTTTGACTGCGACTGTGGCGAACTTGAGCCACCTGATCATTGAGGGTGAAGATTTACTTTGAAGACTTTAAGGCCAGACTCATTTCAGTTTTATAGATCAGGTGACTTGAcgggaaaaatacaaaaaaaaaacacataaaaaaattaagaaaacaaacaaacagtgcatTTAGGCACATTTCATATGAAGCTGCTCAGGACCAGTCATACACTGAATGTATCTGCACTGTAAGGATGCAACTACATGCTTTTATAGTTTAACATAGTCTCAGTGCTTTTTAATTGGCCCCATTAGTCATTCCATTGCAGTCTATAAACGCCAGTCTACTAAGAACTGTTCAGTTAAAGATATCCACACATCCAGGATTTGAGGGGGAATTAAACTTTAACATTTTCCTCTCCTTATTCAAAATGGAAAGAAACTTTGACTACACATTAGTGCCCCGCATTTGACAGTGACGGCTGGACAGGGGGGACTCAGTAGTCGTCTGTACAGGGGTCAGTTAGCTCAGCTTCTATAGCAGCGGGGGGGGGATTGTCGTATAAATTCCTCTGTCGGTGTTGAAGTTGGACTTGAAATAGGCCAGAGACCAAACGTTAGAGATAGCAGAAGCTCTGTGTAAAAGTCAGAAATAGTCGTCATGGCAGAGAAGTTTGAGTCCCTGATGAACATCCATGGCTTCGACCTGGGTTCGCGCTACATGGACTTGAAGCCTCTGGGCTACGGAGGGAACGGCTTGGTGTTCTCAGCAGTTGACACTGACTGTGACAAGCGTGTGGCTGTGAAGAAAATTATCTTGACCGACCCCCAGAGTGTGAAGCATGCCCTGCGGGAAATCAAGATTATCAGACGCCTCGACCACGACAACATTGTCAAGGTAAATGGCAAGGGGTGGGCTCAAAGTGGcaaagagattttattttcttacaaTTATACAATTTATGTCCTATCTGAAAACTGACTTTCGAGACTGACCCTTTTTTGTCTCTCAAATGTCACCAGGTGTTTGAGACATTGGGCCCTAACGGTCGCAGGCTAACAGAGGACGTGGTATCCCTGACAGAGGTCAACTCGGTCTACATTGTGCAGGAGTACATGGAGACAGACCTGTGTCAGCTGCTGGAGAGGGGCCTCCTGTCTGAGGGCCACGCTAGGCTCTTCATGTACCAGCTCCTCAGGGGCCTTAAGTACATCCACTCTGCTAATGTGCTGCACCGGGACCTCAAGCCCGCCAACCTGTTTGTCAACACAGAAGACCTGGTACTGAAAATCGGGGACTTTGGGCTTGCCCGCATCATGGACCCCCACTACTCTCACAAGGTAGGACCAGTTTCTGAGAAGCTGTTCTTGTCAGTCTTGTACTAGTGGactagtttttcttttcaatggGGTTTCATGATGAGTTGATGCTGTTTAAACTCGAGTTCTAAGAACAATGTTTGCACACTTTCTGGCCATAGATGAGAGTGCTTTGTAGGTCTAACACGTGATGTTTATATATTGCCCAGTAATGCGGCGTTCCCCAGGGTGACGCAGTTTCACAGCAGGAAGTAAACAAGACAGGATGTAGTTCCTTGAGGTAACGCCTCTGTTTCCCTTGTCAAGAGAATTGAGGCTGTGGAAAGCACAACCCTGGGAACTCTTTTTTTCCGTTTACCATCGTATACATGTTGAAGTGAAATCAGGCTCAATTCCAAGTCACAGTATACAAATGAGTGGGTTCATGATAATGTGACCAAACAAAGATGAAGATAATCCACACTTTCAGGTGGGAAAAAAGGCAAATATATGAATGGAGCATGTGCAAAACAGGCGCAGTTCAGACTCGAGCCTCCGTCAGCTTCTAATAATGTTAAAGGCTtgaggctgcagcagatggCACACTGCATCAAAATATAtaatggtttgtttgtttttttacatctgaGTGTGCAGGTTTTCCTTTCAGTTCCATTTGCAGGTGGTAATTACCCCATTTTCACAAATATTGTAGAATCGAGATTGTAGAACcctgttttctttgtattaCCGGCTTTTTCCACGTCTCTTATCAGATGCCAGGATAATGTAAACCTGGGCATTAAAAACCAGATGTTAACACAACAGATGCTGAATGTACACATTTTAATACTCTCCATAAACCTGCCTATTGTTTTGTGAAACAGTGTAACGGCAGCAATAAAGTCGTTTGCTTTTATCTTTAGTATGAGAGGAGTATGGATCACCCTGCGTAATTGTAGCCAGGCAGAAGGCCTGTATTGCCCTTGTGTTTCTGTCACCTTATAAAGGGATGAGGAAATTCCAGTTGAAGGCCATATGGTGGTGTGATGTGAGGAAATCTAGGTTGGGaagtctctccctccctctctgtctctctgtggcctGGCTGCTGGATCTCCTTAGAGCTCCGAGGCAGTCAGATGCTTACACGTGTCTCAGATTAGTCATTGGAGGGTCTGAAGTGGGCTCACGTGATGTGATCCCTCTGACTGGCACGGCGTCATTCAACCAGGATCCTGCCACAACCTACATTACTCTGAGACAGACTCGCACACACTTATTTACCATGACAGCTCATTTCCAGTCCACTTACACTACCACGTTTTGGTAGTCTAGTCACATTTTAGCTGTGACTTCTGTACTCTCACATGAGTCATATCTTACCAGAAAGAGGAAGGCCTCGAAGTTGCTTCGAAGAAGGGAGAATTTCTCACACAGTTCAGTCACAGTAGCCACCCACCTGACGTTACAGCACTCCTCTCCTACAACAGGGTTTGCCATGtgggctttttttccctctatatAAGCAGTTTTTTTCCTGATGGGGAAACATGCAGGCAAGTGGGTATTGAAAAGCTGCTTGACTGGGGTCAGCTCTCTTGTGTCTGACTATTGTCTGATGTAGTACTGCAGCAGACTACTGCTGCTGAGTTTTTGTCAAGGATACAAACGCTGTAGTCAGACTGACTTTAATAGGCTTTGGCCCTGCTCAGTGTCgctgtgttttgtctgtctctgctaTGATAACAATAGTGGTgtggtggggggagggaggacaCTGATACCTCGGCCAGCCACTTTTTCATGGCACCTACAGCCATTTAATTGAGTGTGTGTCTAGTGTCTGGGACCAAATGAGGCTTGTTTGAAAATGAACCCATCACCCTCTCACAGCACTATGGTTCACAGTGGAGGGTGGaggtgtgaaaaaacatttggtttCAGTGTTGGCCAGACATTAGGACAGAATCACTGGGGGCAAATTTGCTTTCACAACCACCCCGTGCTTCAAGCAGGCTGGGTGAGCCGGAGCAGCTGGGTGGCTGAGTGCATGTTATTTGAATAACGTTGTTTCTAAATAAAGAAGCGCTCTTTCCCAGTGAACCTCAGTTTCTGGCGTAGTTTCAGTTATATGGTATCTAGATTCATGCGTCAATGGTGCAAGCACAAGGCATTTGTTCTACTATTCCTCCCACGTTCCCACTTTTGTATTTCTTGGGTTAATTAAAAACAACCCCTGATGATTTCCTTCACCTTCAGGGTTTTATTAATCCTGCATGACCTTGTTTTAAGTAAGTTGTACGAAGCTTGCCAAGAGTATCtgtgtttctattgttttgAGAAAGGGAGTagtttctgcctgtgtgaaccCTTTTTAAGGCCGTCCCTCGTGGTGGCCTGGGATCAAGAATGACAAGAATTCACGTGCACTCATCCAACTTCTCCAACCCTGGTTCCCCTCCTTTTCTCAGCCAGCTCTTTGTCCTGTTGTGGGAGCATTGCTCAGGGCCTTATTTGAGGCTGATTTAAATCCAATTGTAGCCCGCCCTTCTAACAAGGGAAGGAATGAATTCTGTGAATATAACATTCACCCATTTAGGTTTAGCAATGGGTTTGCTTAAGCTGTTTGGGTTTTAAATAAGGCTGAATTAGACCATAAACTACTCCAGGACCCATTACACATAACACATTTAATGTATGCTTTAACTAACTGATATCACACCTGTTCTGTCTGGTAACGCATGTTTTTTGGAGGTGAAAACCTAGCTTTCATGTGTCACATCACCTGAATATGCCAAAACATTTACTTGATATAACTCTggaatttttaaaatgaagataaagtGCAGGACAAACGTATGTAGGGGAAAAGGTGTATTTGAGTTTTAAAACAAGCCAAAGTAGTTGCACTAACATTAACTTGGAAAATCCCTGAATTTAGGATCTTGTGCCTCTCTGTGGCTCGGcataaaatcaataatttgtGATGTTGTGGAGATGATAACCGTGAAGCTTTCAGGAATGTCATAAGCAGAGGGGGGGTTGAAGGGTTCACAGAGGCCCTTTCTCCCCACACAAGCATCCTGCATAACACACGGCTCCAAACCACAActggaggaacacacacacatttgacctAATTATTCAGTCAGCAACAGGTCTGTCTGGCACCAGACTACTCAGGTTGTAACAAGAAAAGCAGCTTAATGAGGTTTTCACTTTTCCCAAGCCTAAAAAGATGCAGTTTCTTGCAACTAATAGTTTTATCATCAAATGCCAAACGAAGCAGGAATTATGGCCAGCCACAGACCAGATTGAAATAAACTGTTAATCTGTTAATTAGGTCCGTATGTCCAATTGTCCTCCTGTGAGTTACCCTGCTATTTACAGTCCCATGGTTTTCCAGTGAAAGgattcgtgtgtgtgtgggggtggatTAAGACTAAAATACATTCAGCGCCAGCAAGGAAATCTATCGTCTTGGTCTTCAGCTGCCAGCTTCTGtgcagcagccacagactgcataaaagaagtggacgtagtgtccgggtctgaaaagtgaagccaatgcagaagtgccTTGAACCTGCAGTTTTTCTATTGGCCAGCAGGAGATGACTGACTCCAAAATGAAAGCAGATTGTGTTTAAGTCTGAGAAAATCACACTACATCtcacttatttattttaccCCTAATTACCTCAGTAGATACTTTCATTTAGTTTATAGTCTCAGTCagtagtttcaagtcttcttcaatagAAAGTGatcatttattaaattatggtcccaggtagagtaaaatagacagtAAAGCAGGCTATGCTTTAGGAAAGACTACCTTCTCGCTAACAAATCAGAGTAGGTTTTCTTGGAATgggtcacttctggctccaaaaaaccaaggtGGCTATGAAACAAGATGGTGGCGGCCATGAAGCCAAACTCGGGGCTTCAAAACAGCGACCCACAGACCAAttggtgatgtcacagtggctacatccacttcttataggcagcagcacagcagcaacagccacCTTTACTGACACCTGGTCCGACCTGCTTATGGATTTGTGACTAACCACAGCCAGACGCACTGAGAGCGCCTGTAATGAGTCATTAAATGTCAGCCTGTTTTGATCTAGATCAGGTGGTTGTTACTCACCCAATGTTGCTAGAGGTATTGACATGCCTGATGCTTAAATACCTGTGTGTCTGCCTTTGTGGTGAATGGCTCACATAGAGATCAGTAACCGTAAAAGCTGAACTGGTATTTTAACCTAATGCACTTTATACACTCAGCTTGTAGGCAATTTCTAATTGGCTCGTTTTTAGTTCAGAGTCCATTTTACACAAAATTGTCCTTACGCAATGACCTGACTCTCCAAGCCAACCTGATCTACTTCTGTCGCAATGCTCTGCGAAGCTGGCAGCATGCATCTCTTCAGCGTAACCACAGTCACTCAGGTCAGACACTTTACTGGCTGTGTTTCTCAGAGTGGGCACATGACGGCCTTGGAAGTTTTAGTCTGCTGGTTGTGACCTGCCTGCGTGTTGTGTCACTACCTTGTAATGCCCCTCCACGTCTTTATAAGCTTCTTGGTAAAAGCCACCTCTAGACTGAGACAAGCAGATTAACTGGTTACCTGAAAGGAGGCACATCATTTATAGGCCCAGCGAAACAAGGGCGCGCAGAGCAGCGATACACTCCAGGATGGAGCGATATCAGGCATATGTGGCTAATTTAGGGCAGAAACAGGAGCCTGGCTCAGTGGTTAGCTGACCATTTTGGTCTCACTCTACAAACTACCAATGTGGGGGTGAGGGAGGGTAGAGAGGGTGTTGTTTTACCGTCTACCCTCCCCCAATGTCCCAACGTGTGTACATACACGCACACAGGTCAGGTTCCTTTTGTGTTCAGCGTCCTGTTCCTGTGAGTAGTCCGACGCTGTGTGAAGAGAGAGTAGTGCAGATTGGTGTCACTGGTGTGTCACTGGTGAGTGGAGTGTGTGGCAGCGGGGGGGATTATCCTGCTCTCTCAGACTGCTGACAGGGCCCGCACGTGTCTGATCTACCctcttttatctgtcttttctctctgggGTCTTTGTCTCCATGCTGTGTTGCGTACGTGACCAGCACCGAGCAGGCCCGCCAAGGAGACTGCGCGGGGGATGTGGGGGTTAGATCGGACCAGCAGTTCGTTCTGGGAGGGCGTGTTAAAAGTGGCCTTGTGGCCTCGTATGACAAACATGAAGACACATGTTTATCATTTGTATTTACTGAGTGAAATGTTAGATTGTAGAGCAACTTAACTGTGAATAAACCAAACATGAGTACACAAGAGTTCATGAATAAGGTTAGCGTTAGGAGAAATACTGCTGAGtcatactttttcttttttagttttctgttcCCCCAGAGTGACACTAAATATGGTGCGTCTCCTTCCAACACAGGGCCATCTCTCTGAAGGTCTGGTCACAAAGTGGTACAGATCTCCTcgtctgctgctctctcctaACAACTACACCAAAGCCATCGACATGTGGGCCGCTGGCTGCATCTTTGCTGAGATGCTCACAGGAAAAACCCTCTTTGCTGGTAAATGTTGACTCAGTTTCTTCTGTGAGTCATTGTAACTCTTCATATGCAAATATAATGGAAAGCAGTCTTTGAAGTATGTCAGGTGACACTGATGAGGTAAATATAGAGCATAGGTCTGATGAGGTATATGTTCATCCTGCTAGTCACTATGTCTTTGTTCAGAACAAACAGGACATGGGCCACAAGTTAGTTTGCTTTTATTATCCTTATTGCTCTCCTTTGCAAATCCAGCTGGAACAGGGAGACACCGactgcttgttttgttgaaACTGCTTTGAGCTGAGCATAAGGCAAATAACGTCTACATTCTCATGATCCGCCGCGCTCTGCCTCGCTCAGAGTAAACTCACTCAGCCGTGCAGATGTTAAATGTTGCGCAACTCTTCTAAGAAAGCGCCTGAAGTTCGCCTGCTTGGTGTCTTTCAGGAGCCCACGAGCTGGAGCAGATGCAGCTGATCCTGGAGTCCATCCCTGTACTGCGGGAGGAGGACCGCCAGGAGCTCCACAGCGTGATCCCCGTCTTCATCCGCAACGACATGTCCAAGCCTCACACGCCACTGGCCAAGCTGCTGCCTGACGTCAGCCCCCAGGGTAAGTACcgcttattcattcattcagaagCACCGACAAGCTCACGAAGTATAAACACAGACCAAAGATAGCAGTCAGGGTCATATCTCACACATCACGTGTCCGTGTCTCCTATGTGATAATCTCATGGTCCTCCCTCTGTGCAGCCCTGGATTTCCTGGAGAAGATCCTGACCTTTAACCCCATGGATCGTCTGACTGCAGAGGAGGCCCTGGCCCACCCCTATATGGCTGACTACTCCTTCCCCCTGGACGAGCCTGTCTCTCTACACCCCTTCCACATTGAGGACGAAGTAGATGATATCCTGCTCATGGACCAGAGCCACAGCCACACCTGGGACAGGTATGCTTGTTTGCTTATTTCCTGTCAAACGCATGTTTGCTGTGACCAGACTAGAAGATGCAAAGTTATatattttcccttttcagacatttttcaggATTAGTTGAATGGTTTGAACCTGTACTGTTGCATTGTGTGagccattttgtgttgtttgtgcttCCATGTACTAAAGTCTctctttcatgctttttttttaggTATCATGAGAGCCAGCTGTCAGAGGCTGACTGGCACTTGCACAGCACCCACGACCCAGACGAAGTTCAAGTTGACCCAAGGGCAGTCTCTGATGTAACAGACGAGGAAGAGGTTCAGGTGCGTTTTTAAGTCTTGACAAACGTCTGCCTACTCCTGTTTAAACAGTTTGGTTCTCCTCTAATTATTTCTGCATTTTGAATGCTTGTAGATAGGAATTTGCAAGTATGAAAAGGTGTAAAGCTGTAAACTTAAGCACAGCAAAGTACCAAGTTGAAAAGTAACAGGATAACATATCTTGTTCCTGACAgatttaaatgtactttttgatGAGAAAACAAAGGCTTAACAGTGGCTGTTGTCTGTTTTCAGGTGGATCCTCGTAAATATGTTGATGGAGATCGGGAGAAGTTCCTGGATGAGCCGTCCTTTGACTACTCCACTCTGTTCCTGCCAGAGCGATCCTGGCAGGATGACGACGACGGCCACCACGAGAACAAATACTGTGACTTGCAGTGTAGCCACACCTGTAACTACAAGGCCGTGTCGCCCTCCTACCTGGACAACCTCATCTGGAGGGACAGTGAAGTCAACCACTACTACGAACCCAAGCTCATCATCGACCTCTCCAACTggaaggagcagcagagcaaGGAGAAGGCCGACCGCAAGGCCAAGAGCAAGTGCGAGAAGAACGGGCTGGTCAAGGCCCAGATCGCTCTGCAGGAGGCCGAGAAGACCCAGAGTCCGgtggagaaggacagagagcaggagaaacacCAGACGGAGAAGCCCCAAAGCCAGCAGAACCAAGGCTTTGACTTTGACTCCTTCATCGCCAGCACCATTAAACTGAGCCTGCAGCCGGAGCCCAGTCAGGAGGTGGCCCTGCTCAACGAGGTGGGCCTCCTGAACGAGCTCAACTCTTCCGTCTCCCAGCTGGAGGCTCCACGCTCAGGCTCCATGTCCAAGTCCATAAgtcaggagaaggaggagaagtgcCTGGTAAACCTCGCCCAGCTAGGCGGAGGAGGGCTGGGAGTCGTCAGCGGAGACAGCGCCTGGCCCGCTCAGCCCTGGGAAAGCTTCGGCTCCGGGGAGAGAGTCGGGGAGAACGGCTGTTTGATAGACGAGGCATGCTGGGACATTCGCAAAGAGGACCACTTCCAGAAGGAGAGCACTTACACCAGCTACCTGGACCGCCTGTTCAGCCGGAAGGAAGAGGGGGTCGGAGAGACTGTGGCCAGCTCGGAGACGGAGCCCTTGGAGGTGAGAGAGCTGGACGAGAGCTTCCTCGGCAGGAACACAGAGATTGTGCTTAATATGCAGCTGGACTCTCTGGCCCTGCCTGGCTTTGACAGCACTGATGACTTGCCTCTAAAATCCATCCAGGCGTCGCTCACCCCCTGCGCTGTCAAATGCTCCCCACAAATTGCCCACAAAACATACAGCAGCATCTTCAAGCATCttaattaaagaaatatatatcCTCCCTCACAGTGCAAAATCTaggcagttttgtttttatgttttttttttttttttttttaataatatggTATATTATTGTACTTGAATCATTTCATACCTTTTTTATTATGGTtacttttaattattattattattttgttttttaagagtTGAGAGGGgtgatttattatatttaaagagTTTTGGTCATCACTCTGAGCCTTGATCACCAGGCCTTCATGGGTTAATGTCTACGCCCTCATTGCTAAACTGGCACGTCACTCGCACACTTAAGTACTGTAGAAGAAAAAGGTGGGGAGAATTGGGTAGAAGAAAGGCGgatggtgggagagaggagttTTGATTCATGAGAAGAGGTTTGGCTGTGAAGGAAGGATGGTAGACGCTAACATTGCTGTAGGCATTTAAAGTGCTTTCAAACCCCCTTTCCTGGGATGGGATACAACAGAAAAAAGGGGATGGgatgtccttttttttaaattttttttttttatttttgatttattttatgacTTTGACATTTTCCACCGAAGAAAGCTTCCTTAATAACCCTTTCATACTGTAAATCTGACACATGATGCCAGCAGCAACCATTATCGTAGGCgttaatgtaaatgtgttatCTACCTCAAGGTAACAGCCGCGAGAGACACTCGAAGCCGCACTAGTGCTTTACACACATGACCATCCTCATACCATGAAATGAAGTGGTCGCGTAGATGAAATCTGTCTCACTTT is a window of Pempheris klunzingeri isolate RE-2024b chromosome 1, fPemKlu1.hap1, whole genome shotgun sequence DNA encoding:
- the mapk6 gene encoding mitogen-activated protein kinase 6, which translates into the protein MAEKFESLMNIHGFDLGSRYMDLKPLGYGGNGLVFSAVDTDCDKRVAVKKIILTDPQSVKHALREIKIIRRLDHDNIVKVFETLGPNGRRLTEDVVSLTEVNSVYIVQEYMETDLCQLLERGLLSEGHARLFMYQLLRGLKYIHSANVLHRDLKPANLFVNTEDLVLKIGDFGLARIMDPHYSHKGHLSEGLVTKWYRSPRLLLSPNNYTKAIDMWAAGCIFAEMLTGKTLFAGAHELEQMQLILESIPVLREEDRQELHSVIPVFIRNDMSKPHTPLAKLLPDVSPQALDFLEKILTFNPMDRLTAEEALAHPYMADYSFPLDEPVSLHPFHIEDEVDDILLMDQSHSHTWDRYHESQLSEADWHLHSTHDPDEVQVDPRAVSDVTDEEEVQVDPRKYVDGDREKFLDEPSFDYSTLFLPERSWQDDDDGHHENKYCDLQCSHTCNYKAVSPSYLDNLIWRDSEVNHYYEPKLIIDLSNWKEQQSKEKADRKAKSKCEKNGLVKAQIALQEAEKTQSPVEKDREQEKHQTEKPQSQQNQGFDFDSFIASTIKLSLQPEPSQEVALLNEVGLLNELNSSVSQLEAPRSGSMSKSISQEKEEKCLVNLAQLGGGGLGVVSGDSAWPAQPWESFGSGERVGENGCLIDEACWDIRKEDHFQKESTYTSYLDRLFSRKEEGVGETVASSETEPLEVRELDESFLGRNTEIVLNMQLDSLALPGFDSTDDLPLKSIQASLTPCAVKCSPQIAHKTYSSIFKHLN